The stretch of DNA CTGTAGGAAAACAAATTCATAATCCATATGTTGATTATTTTATTGGCGCAAATGGTACTTTTATCCTTGATCTAAAGACTAATGAGTATATTTTTGAACAAACAATTGAATATAAAGATTTTGTAAAGTTTCGTGAGTTCGCTAACAAAAACCAATTATCATTTTCGTTTGTCGGTGATAAATGAGGTTATTATAATGATTTGTTTAATATCAATCACTGATTCTATTTGCCTTATAAGGATAAATTTATTTCTGAAAAAGAATTTGAATCAAAAGATGATAAGAACTATTTGATTACAATAAGTACAAATAAACCAGAAGAATGAGCAAAAAAGCTTAATGAATTTTTTGAACTAAATGATATGAATATGTGGGTTTTAGCTACATGAAATGGTGGAGTTTTCCTTTCATCTAAAGGTATTACTAAGGCTGTTGGGTTAGATATTTTAGGGAATCTTTTAGATATTAAACCCGAAGAAATGGTTGCTTTTGGTGATTCCGAAAATGATATTGAAATGCTTCAACATGTTGGATTGGGCGTTGCTATGGGAAATGGAGAAGATGTAACTAAGAATGTTGCAAATGAAATATGTTTGCCAGTTACTGAAGATGGTCCATATTTTAAATTAAAAGAAAAGGGATTTTACGACTAATGTCGTAAAATTTTTATTTATTTATTAATTAAAGTAAAATTATTAATATGAAAATTTTTGAATGAAACTTTAAAGAAGATTTTGAAATCAAAGAAGATTTGATAATGGTTTTAGGTAGTTTTGAAACATTACATTTAGGGCATTATGAATTAATTAAAATTGCAAAGGATATAAAAATCTCTAACCCGCAAACAAAATTAGCAATTATGATTTTTAATAATACTTACAAAGGGGCTTTAGGTTTAGATAAAAAAGCAATGCAAACCCAAACTAGACTTTATACATTATTTAATTTAGGTTTTGATTTTGTTTTTTTAGCTAATATAAATAAAGAAAATCTTAATGTTTCACATGAAGATTTTTGTAAAAATTTATTATTAAACAAAGTAAAATTTGTAATTTGCGGTAAAGATTTTAAATTTGGTTTTCGTCGTTTAGGAAACATTGAATATTTAAGTAAATTCTTTAATGTTACAGTTGCAAATGAAAGAAAAATTCAAAAAAGAAAAATTTCTTCAACCCTAATTAATGAATTGATTGAAGAAGGTAATATTTTTGCCATTAATAATTTATTAATTGAAAAGTATGCTTTTATTACTAACTTTAACAAATTTAATTTTGCCTTCCCGAACAAAATTAAGAAGATAAAACCTGGAATTTATATTGCTAACTTTGTTATTGATGATATTGAATATCACGGCTTAATTAAAATAAGTAATGATCAAAATAATGAAAATGATAATTTAGCTTTTTTATTAGATTTAGAAATTATTCCAAGTAAATATCAAGATATTTTCGTTGAATTAGAAGCTTTAATCAGACATATTAATTTAGATCATGAAAATGAAATAAGAGATAATGATATTGAATTAACAAAAAAATGATTTATAAATAAAAATTAGGTTTAGCTATAAAAGCTTAAAAAACCTAATTTTATTTTATTTTTTTTGCTAGATTAATAAATTCATAAGCATTCAATGAAGCCTTTCCTACTAAATATCCACTTAAACCTTCTACTTGCTCTAGTAAATCAATACTTGAACAACAAACCGATCCTCCATATAATATTGGAATGCTTTTTTCTAATAATTCATGAATGAAGTCAACAACTTTTTGAATGTGTTGTGCTTTTGGGGTAATTCCATTACCTATACAATAAACTGGTTCATAAGAAATTAAAATGTTTGAATAATTATGAACATTTTTAAGTGCGCTTTTAATTTGCTTTTCTAAAACTTCAAAAGTTTGATTAGATTCAAATTCTTCTAATGATTCGCCAACGCATAAAATCGCGGTAATATTAGTGTTTTTTAATTGTAATATTTTCTTATTAATAAGTTCATCAGTTTCATTAAATAACTTTCTTCTTTCACTGTGACCTACTAAAATAAAATCAATATTTGCTTCTTTAGCGACATTTAATGAAACTTCACCGGTATATGCACCATTTAATTCATGAAAAATATTTTGTAATCCAAATAAGTAATTTCGAGTTTGATTATTATATGAAATATAAGTACTATCAAAAGAAGGGGCAATTCCTATTTTAAGATCCTTTAATTCTTGCTTATTTTCAGAAATTAAATATGTTAATGCATCAATATATGATTCAACTTCTAAAAAAGTTTTATTCATTTTAAAATTCCCAATTAAGTATTTCATGTTAGACTCCTTTTTTATAATAAAATTAATTTTCTAAAACTTTTTTTCTAACTTAAATGTAAAGATAATAATCCAACTAATAAAACTAGTGATGATATCCCTATAATCAAAAATGAAGCTAAATTAGTCGATTCTGTTAAATATTTGTTTTTTTGCTTATCATTTTGCTCTTTATTATATAAGTTTCTTTCCCTATTTAAAATTTTATCTTTTTCAAATTGATTCATTGAAACTGTATATTTAGCCTTGGCACGCGATGATATACGATGGTTATGGTAAATATTAATAAAATAGAATGCAAGTCCTTTACCAAAACCTTTCTTTATTAAAATAACAAAAATTGGAATAGCAATAAACAAAACACAACCAACAGTTATCGCATTTGATCATGTCATTACCTTACTATCCTGTTTCTTAAAATAGCCTGTTAAAAAAATTAATAAAGACATTAAAATAAGAGAAATAAAAAAGTATGCAATATTTCCTTTGCTTCAGCTACGGCTTCAATAATTATTTGATCTTAGTTTTGGTTTTTTCTTTAAATTATTTCTCATTTCTTATCCTTTTAATGTATAAATTATACTTAATTAAAAAGAATAATTAAACAATTAAAAACATTAGGCCATTATTAATTAGCCTAATGTATTTTTAATTATTTTTTAACTCATTTTTCAATTTGTTCTTTAGTTCCATAAATTCAATGATTTTCATCAACTTGGAAGTTTTCAGGAATATTTGGGAACTGTTGTTCATAAATATAATCTAAGTTAAATGAGACATTTTGGAATTTTTCGTTAGCATTTGAAATTTTTGGAATTGCTTTGAATAAATTGATTGTATATGGATGTAATGGATTATTGTAAATGGCTTCAGTAACACCACTTTCAACTATTTTACCTAAGTGCATAATTTGAACATTATCAGCAACATATTCAATCATACTCAAATCATGAGCAATAAAGATTAACCCAATGTTCTTTTGAACACATAAGTCTTTTAATAAGTTAACAACTTGCGCTTGGATAGAAATATCTAGCGATGCAATTGGCTCATCAGCGACAATAACTTTAGGTTCGGTTATTAAAGCTCTAGCAATAACAATACGTTGTAATTGTCCACCACTAAATTCATGTGGATAACGATAAGCAAATTGTTTTAATAGACCCACATCTTCAAGTGAACGATAGATAATCATTTTATATAAAAGTTCAGAAATTAAATATTTAGCAAATGGGAAAGAGATTTTATAATCAAAGAAGTTAAATCTCTTTGCTCATTTTTGAGTTTCAACATTAACATTTTCATCATTTTTCTTATTTAGATTTAGTTCTACTCATTTATAGTCAATACCTAATAGTAAATAAATGTGTTTAATGTCTCTTTTTAAATAATCTCTTTCAATGTTAAATGATTTTAAAGTATCTTCTTTTAAAGCAATATCAGAATTATACATTTTAATTACAGTATCTTCATCTTTCTTAATTTGTTTAATTCTTTCATTAATACGTTTTAAATCTTTTTTAATTTTTTCTAATTTTTCTTTATCTTTATTTTCTTTTAAAGTAACTTCAACTTTAGTTTTTCGCTTGTTTAATTCCTCAATTTTATCTTGATATTGTTTCTTAACAAAATTATTAAATTCAATTTTATATTTTTCATATAAATTGTTGCATTTTTCTTGTTCAGAAACTAGACGTAAATATTCTTGTTTTTCGTTATTAATTTGTTGATATAAATCATCAATTAATTTTTTATAATCAACTAAAAATCTCGAACGTCCTTGAAGATAAATATCGTGAGCAGATTTTAATTTTTGATGTTCTTCTGCAAGTTGTTCTTTAGAATATTCTGGAGTTTCTTTTATTTTTAATAAATTTCTTAATGCAGAAATTTGTTTATCTAATTCAAATAATTCTTTTTCAAATTTTGCTTCATTTGCTTCAGAAATTTTTGTGTATTTTGTAAAGTTAAAATTAAATTTTTCTTTTAAAGTTGTAATAATTTCTTGACGCATTGTTTTTGAATATTCAATTTTAGCTAACTCATTTTCATAGAAATTCTTAACATAATTTTCTAGTTCTTTAACTAATTCTTTAACATCTTCATATTCCAAAAGAGTTAATGAATTACGAAGATTTTTTAATGTTGAAATTCTAGCCTTAAATAAATACTCGTTTTTTAAGTTATATAGATAAAAATCTAAATCTGTTGACATCAATCTTGCAATATTTACTAATCCTTTTTCGTGTTTATTTTCAACTTGGAAGTTAGCAAAAGTATTTCTTGATTCAGTAGTTTTTTGTTTATGATTTTTAACTAATTCTTTTCTTTCTGATAACAATTTTACTAATTGATTTTTAATTTCTAGTTGCTTAATTGATCATTTACTTAATTTTTTAATCTCTTCATAATCAGCTAATGCATTCTCGTACGATAACTCTTCAGGACTCAAGTCTTTTTCACGGTATTTTTTTTGCATTTCATAATAAAAATTAATTAATGAAGATGCATTTGAATACATATTGTTAATAATCATACTTTCCATTTTTTGCTTTTCTTCTAAGTAAGCATAAAATGATGAAAAGTTATCTTCACGACTTAAATCATTATCAAATTTAAAATCATTAAAAATGTTTTTTCATTTAGTAAAAAATGGTTCTGCTAAACGATTTATTTCTTGATAGTTTTGTAACTCCAATTTCATAGCTTGAATTTGGAATGTATATTTAAATGTTTTCTTAACGTCTAATCAATCCTTAAAAATATCATTAATTTTATGTTTCATTATGCCATTAACTAATAGAGGTTCTTTTAAAATAGTATAAATATTTTGTTGGCTATTTAATGAAGCATGAGGATCTTGGAAGATCATTTGCACATTCTTACGTAAATATTTTTTTAATGAGTAACTAATGTTTTTACCTGAAATAATTTTATCTTCTAGTCTAACAAATCCATTGTAATCATCATACAATCTTAAAATTGTACGACCAACTGTGGTTTTTCCTGAACCTGATTCCCCAATAAGACCGACAATTTCTCCTTCGTGAACATCAAAAGATACACCATCAACTGCTTTGTTAATGATACCTTGGTTAACAAAATATTTTTTAAGATTATCAATTGATAATATAACTTTTCTATCTTTTTTATTTGTCATTTTGGAATGCCTTTTTAAATAAATCTAAACGTTTTTGTAAATCTTTTGAAAGTTCAATTTTTGGTGCTTCTGGACTTAATAGTCATGTAGCTGCCGCGTGAGTTTGAGTAATTGGAATTAAAGGTGGTTCTTTGATAAAATCAATTTCTAAAGCGTAATCATTACGAGGTGCAAAAGGATCACCGACTGGTAGGTTTGCCATGTCAGGTGGAGTTCCTTTGATGTTGTATAATTTTTCATCTTTCGATTCAGGAATAGCTGAAATAAGAGCTCAAGTATAAGGGTGAGCAGGTCTTGTAAAAATTTCTTCTTTCAAACCTTTTTCAACAATTCTTCCTGCATACATAACATAAATAAAGTCACAGAATTTAGCAATAACAGAAATGTTATGACTAATTAAAATAATTGAAATACCCATTTTTTGTCTAATTTCTTCAAATAATGCAAGAACACTAGCTTGAACAGTTGGGTCAAGAGCAGTAGTTGGCTCATCAGCAATTATTAAATCTGGTTTTAAAGCAACAACCATGGTAATAACAATTCTTTGTTTCATACCACCTGATAATGTATGCGGATAAGCACTAAAAATCTTATCAACATTTCTTAAACCAAAAGTAGATAGTAAACCTAATAAATACTCTTTCTTTTCGGTATAGGTTTTATCCATTCAATCAACGTTGTTATTTAAAGCATCTAATAATTGTTTTCCAATTGTTCTAGTTGGGTTTAGCGAAGTTAGTGGATCTTGAGGGATGTATCCAATTTTTTGTCCACGAACAAGTTGTCAATATTTTTCTTTTTTAAGAATATTGCTTAATTCTAAATCGCCAATTTGAATTTTGTCAGCACTTACAAGTCCGTTTTCATTAACATTAATTAATGTTTTTGAAGTAACAGACTTACCAGATCCAGATTCACCTACTAAACCGACAATTTGGCCACGATAAACATCTAAGTCGACGCCACGAACAATATGAATTGTTTTCTTTCTTCCAACAGGGAAACTAACATGAAGATTTCTTACTTCTAATAATTTATTATCTTCTAAAACTTCCTGAGATTGAATTTTTGAAAATAAATGTCCTCTTTTTTGTGCAGTTTTAGATTTTTTTGAAATTTTAATTTTTAAATTCTTTTTTACTTTATTTAATTCTTTATCTGCCATGACTATTTTTTCTTTCCTTTACTCATAACTCTTGGATCAAGTGCATCGTGAATTCCAAGTGCCATAAAGTTTAATGATAATGATAAGAATAATAAGATTAAAGTTGGAAGTAAGATTATTCAAATGTTTTGTCCTGCTTCTGATGCTGACTCAATTAAGATTTGTCCTAAGTTTGTATCATTTCCAGTTTTAAAGAATCCTAGGAATGCTAATGATGCAACTCATAGAATTACACCAGGAACGTTTTTAACGAATGAGTTTGCAATCTTACCAATAATTGCTGGTAATGCGTGAACAAAGATTTGTCTTGAAGAAGAAGCACCAATAGCTTTTGCTGCGGTAATATATTCTTCGTTCTTAACTGTAATTACATACATTCTAGTTAATCCAACAAATAATGGTCATCCTGCTACCGACATTGCTAATATTAATGAAATTTGGTTTGTTCCAAAAATACCAACAAAGATTAAAATTCAAATAATTGTAGGAGGTGAGTTGAAAATATCAATTAATCTCATAATTAATGTATCAATTAATTTTCCAGCATAGAAACCTAAAATAGCTCCTAATGTAACTCCAAAAATTGCTTGAATAATAGTTGTAATAATAGCAATTTGGATACCTCTTCATGTTGCATATCAAGTTGTAACTCAAATATCATATCCCGTACTTGAGGTACCTAAAAGAGTTTTTAGATACGGAATTTGTGGCAAGATTTCTCCTTGCACATATTCATTGGTTAAGGTAATACCTTCTTTTTGAGCATTATGAAGTAACTCATTTAAAACACCGGCTCTAAATAAATGATAAGCATTATAACTTATAAATAATTGACCTTGATCATTTGCATAAACATTAGTTGTGTTTAAGTAGAATGAGAATCATTGATTTCATAATTGTTGATCAGCTTCGGATAGTTTTGAAATATCTGACTTTAGGTTAAAATAAAATTTAAAAATAGGGTCGGTATTGGTTCCTGCCTTAATTACAATCGGGCTGTACATTGGTGGCAATGATTCAATAAATGTATATTGATTAATTGGTTGGTTTGGTG from Mycoplasmopsis arginini encodes:
- a CDS encoding ATP-binding cassette domain-containing protein, with product MTNKKDRKVILSIDNLKKYFVNQGIINKAVDGVSFDVHEGEIVGLIGESGSGKTTVGRTILRLYDDYNGFVRLEDKIISGKNISYSLKKYLRKNVQMIFQDPHASLNSQQNIYTILKEPLLVNGIMKHKINDIFKDWLDVKKTFKYTFQIQAMKLELQNYQEINRLAEPFFTKWKNIFNDFKFDNDLSREDNFSSFYAYLEEKQKMESMIINNMYSNASSLINFYYEMQKKYREKDLSPEELSYENALADYEEIKKLSKWSIKQLEIKNQLVKLLSERKELVKNHKQKTTESRNTFANFQVENKHEKGLVNIARLMSTDLDFYLYNLKNEYLFKARISTLKNLRNSLTLLEYEDVKELVKELENYVKNFYENELAKIEYSKTMRQEIITTLKEKFNFNFTKYTKISEANEAKFEKELFELDKQISALRNLLKIKETPEYSKEQLAEEHQKLKSAHDIYLQGRSRFLVDYKKLIDDLYQQINNEKQEYLRLVSEQEKCNNLYEKYKIEFNNFVKKQYQDKIEELNKRKTKVEVTLKENKDKEKLEKIKKDLKRINERIKQIKKDEDTVIKMYNSDIALKEDTLKSFNIERDYLKRDIKHIYLLLGIDYKWVELNLNKKNDENVNVETQKWAKRFNFFDYKISFPFAKYLISELLYKMIIYRSLEDVGLLKQFAYRYPHEFSGGQLQRIVIARALITEPKVIVADEPIASLDISIQAQVVNLLKDLCVQKNIGLIFIAHDLSMIEYVADNVQIMHLGKIVESGVTEAIYNNPLHPYTINLFKAIPKISNANEKFQNVSFNLDYIYEQQFPNIPENFQVDENHWIYGTKEQIEKWVKK
- a CDS encoding YcsE-related riboflavin metabolism phosphatase; translation: MNNNYKMIVFDIDGTLLPFGIDELTPRMKEMFRKLKENGYINVLCSGRDIFTVGKQIHNPYVDYFIGANGTFILDLKTNEYIFEQTIEYKDFVKFREFANKNQLSFSFVGDKWGYYNDLFNINHWFYLPYKDKFISEKEFESKDDKNYLITISTNKPEEWAKKLNEFFELNDMNMWVLATWNGGVFLSSKGITKAVGLDILGNLLDIKPEEMVAFGDSENDIEMLQHVGLGVAMGNGEDVTKNVANEICLPVTEDGPYFKLKEKGFYD
- a CDS encoding ABC transporter permease — translated: MENNLENQIKDFNKQYKISSELSKKFGFISEKDKVQTSSIAGRPKKMWIEITKRFFSNPVVVVSLLVFTFILLASLIIPAKSVSPYPPNQPINQYTFIESLPPMYSPIVIKAGTNTDPIFKFYFNLKSDISKLSEADQQLWNQWFSFYLNTTNVYANDQGQLFISYNAYHLFRAGVLNELLHNAQKEGITLTNEYVQGEILPQIPYLKTLLGTSSTGYDIWVTTWYATWRGIQIAIITTIIQAIFGVTLGAILGFYAGKLIDTLIMRLIDIFNSPPTIIWILIFVGIFGTNQISLILAMSVAGWPLFVGLTRMYVITVKNEEYITAAKAIGASSSRQIFVHALPAIIGKIANSFVKNVPGVILWVASLAFLGFFKTGNDTNLGQILIESASEAGQNIWIILLPTLILLFLSLSLNFMALGIHDALDPRVMSKGKKK
- a CDS encoding FAD synthase, yielding MKIFEWNFKEDFEIKEDLIMVLGSFETLHLGHYELIKIAKDIKISNPQTKLAIMIFNNTYKGALGLDKKAMQTQTRLYTLFNLGFDFVFLANINKENLNVSHEDFCKNLLLNKVKFVICGKDFKFGFRRLGNIEYLSKFFNVTVANERKIQKRKISSTLINELIEEGNIFAINNLLIEKYAFITNFNKFNFAFPNKIKKIKPGIYIANFVIDDIEYHGLIKISNDQNNENDNLAFLLDLEIIPSKYQDIFVELEALIRHINLDHENEIRDNDIELTKKWFINKN
- the tpiA gene encoding triose-phosphate isomerase, which translates into the protein MKYLIGNFKMNKTFLEVESYIDALTYLISENKQELKDLKIGIAPSFDSTYISYNNQTRNYLFGLQNIFHELNGAYTGEVSLNVAKEANIDFILVGHSERRKLFNETDELINKKILQLKNTNITAILCVGESLEEFESNQTFEVLEKQIKSALKNVHNYSNILISYEPVYCIGNGITPKAQHIQKVVDFIHELLEKSIPILYGGSVCCSSIDLLEQVEGLSGYLVGKASLNAYEFINLAKKIK
- a CDS encoding ABC transporter ATP-binding protein, which produces MADKELNKVKKNLKIKISKKSKTAQKRGHLFSKIQSQEVLEDNKLLEVRNLHVSFPVGRKKTIHIVRGVDLDVYRGQIVGLVGESGSGKSVTSKTLINVNENGLVSADKIQIGDLELSNILKKEKYWQLVRGQKIGYIPQDPLTSLNPTRTIGKQLLDALNNNVDWMDKTYTEKKEYLLGLLSTFGLRNVDKIFSAYPHTLSGGMKQRIVITMVVALKPDLIIADEPTTALDPTVQASVLALFEEIRQKMGISIILISHNISVIAKFCDFIYVMYAGRIVEKGLKEEIFTRPAHPYTWALISAIPESKDEKLYNIKGTPPDMANLPVGDPFAPRNDYALEIDFIKEPPLIPITQTHAAATWLLSPEAPKIELSKDLQKRLDLFKKAFQNDK